The DNA region TAACTACTACTCAGGTTGTTTAAACTGTAGGCTGAAGGCTGTTAGCTCTTACGCCTTGACCGAATCAGGAGCGCCTAAAAAAAACCTTCCTGGTTAGCACCATTTGATCACGCCCGATTCCCTCCTACAGCCTAAATACCTTAAAATAAAAATGTTACATTAGATCAGCCCTTTTTAAACCATGCCGGAAAACTGACCGGATGATATGGCTTACTTCATAATCAATTCAGCAAAATCCTCAAATTCTTCCAATGACTCTACTTCTATCCCTTTCCTGAGAAGAACCTTCAAGATGGAAGCATCTCTTATTTTATTTAATCTCTCCACAATTGACTGGGGAACAGCCTCAAAACGCCGATCAAGAATATCAAGGATTCCCTGCTGCAATCCCTGCTGCAATCCCTGCTGCAATCCCCGCTGCATACCTTCTTCTCTTAACACATCAGCTATGGTAGGCATGATCTCACCTCCTTTGTCCGGTAAGGCTTCATCTACCGCCGCCCTGACCTCTTCATAGGTAACATTAGGGGCAGCATTGAGTATGTATTTCAAAATGGTTTCAAGGTATTCCAGAGCAGTTCCCTTCTCAGAAAGATTCCTTAAAAGACTAAGTATTCCAGGAAGATGATCTGTTAAATCCTCTCTAAATATGTATTTTAAAATGAGCAGCGTCATCCGCAAGATGACCTTCCCCTTGATATCCTCATCATTGTACCCGGACGCATCCCAAAGCAGATACTGAAAATCAGGGATAAAGCAAGCCAGATCATTAGGATAGGCAAAAAGGTCTCTGAAATTTAACCCGGCCTGCCAGCTTCTATCTCCATGAGACAACACCAAAGGAATAATCACTGGAAATCCAGGCTTCCCTTCCTTCTTAAGCCCCATCTCCCAAATCTTCACCATATATCTGAGAAGATAAAAGGCCGTTAATGGTTCTTGAAAGCTCTTGTGCTCAAAAAGGATATACACATACCCCCCTGAACCGTCTTTGAGGTCTGCCTCGAAAAGCAGATCAGAAAAATACTCCTTCAGGTGTTTATCTATAAATGAATCCTTGGTGTATTCCAGGGAATCCAAGTCAAGCAGACTAACCACCTTATCAGGCAGATAATTCTGGAGAAATTCCCTGGCTGTATTCTTACGGGTAAAAACCTCTTTGAAGAATTTGTCGTGAGGATTAGTGATCTGTTCCATAAATAACCTGACTTCCTTACTGAAAACTGGCGCGTAGGCGAGGAAGAATTTACGGTGGCCTTCCAGTTCTAACCGAAGCAAATATCTTACCAATTGAAATATAGCATAGATGTTACTTTTTGTCAAATAGAATCTTAGAGCCTATCCCAAAACCTCGGACACCAGGCGTCTATAGTTTTCCGTCGGTTTCAGAAACCAGGTTTCTTGAAGAAACCTGGTTTCTATCGCCTTGGTTTTGGGATAGGCTCTAATTACAGGGTAGAACAGGAGGCAGACACCTCATCTATTTTTAGAGCTACTTGGCTTTTTTCGTAACCGTTCACCTCACCACGGAGACACAGAGACACTGAGAAAAATCTAAAGGACAAGTCTCTCTTAATGAGGTCTTTGTCGTTCAAGATTTAGACCACGCAAATTGAGTTCATGACAAAGGCATTCTTCGTAGGCTGACTCTAATAAGCCAGGGCCTAAATGCCTATAAACTTCATATTGCTGATCCGATTATTTGCTCTGTAAGCGCTTTTCTAAAATCATTCTCCGTGTCTCTGTGTCTCTGTGGTGAACGATTACAAAACATTTTCAGGAGAAA from bacterium includes:
- a CDS encoding Rpn family recombination-promoting nuclease/putative transposase: MEQITNPHDKFFKEVFTRKNTAREFLQNYLPDKVVSLLDLDSLEYTKDSFIDKHLKEYFSDLLFEADLKDGSGGYVYILFEHKSFQEPLTAFYLLRYMVKIWEMGLKKEGKPGFPVIIPLVLSHGDRSWQAGLNFRDLFAYPNDLACFIPDFQYLLWDASGYNDEDIKGKVILRMTLLILKYIFREDLTDHLPGILSLLRNLSEKGTALEYLETILKYILNAAPNVTYEEVRAAVDEALPDKGGEIMPTIADVLREEGMQRGLQQGLQQGLQQGILDILDRRFEAVPQSIVERLNKIRDASILKVLLRKGIEVESLEEFEDFAELIMK